A stretch of the Agelaius phoeniceus isolate bAgePho1 chromosome 1, bAgePho1.hap1, whole genome shotgun sequence genome encodes the following:
- the CCDC201 gene encoding coiled-coil domain-containing protein 201, with amino-acid sequence MMQLQTALADCEITRKRIQKARTSTAWSAKHELGGNKPDFKMSEEDDSFLNVKRSLKKRVVKHSTPVDSVLSRTIPSSIDLTNQSIKDQDATKRVYGSPMPKSNLSRSLSQVSLVRADVYIPPMSPKPLSTAFDLQELNKEKSQSSRLVFSRRRLSTVLASDESNQEPAHKIVPNTETQATTRAFVDAAVTPKSEHLWLVSGIPGIKDSPVAKSRKKKINKTLQRKKEREWLLRQLKNIEEATKHELTIEEA; translated from the exons ATGATGCAGCTACAGACAGCCCTTGCAGACTGTGAGATTACACGGAAAAGGATACAAAAAGCGAGGACAAGCACAGCATGGAGTGCCAAGCACGAGCTGGGAG gCAACAAACCTGACTTCAAGATGTCAGAGGAAGATGATTCTTTTCTGAATGTTAAAAGATCTCTGAAAAAGAGAGTGGTGAAACACAGCACCCCAGTGGACTCAGTGCTCTCAAGAACAATTCCATCTTCTATAGATCTGACAAATCAGTCAATCAAGGACCAAGATGCCACAAAAAGAGTTTATGGCTCTCCAATGCCAAAATCAAATCTAAGTAGATCATTATCTCAAGTATCATTAGTACGTGCTGATGTATACATCCCTCCTATGTCCCCAAAACCACTTTCAACAGCATTTGATTTGCAAGAACTAAATAAAGAGAAAAGCCAAAGCTCTCGGCTTGTGTTTTCTAGAAGGAGGCTTTCCACTGTGTTGGCCTCTGATGAATCAAATCAAGAGCCAGCTCACAAGATTGTCCCAAACACAGAAACTCAAGCTACCACCAGAGCATTTGTGGATGCTGCAGTAACTCCCAAGAGCGAACACTTATGGCTTGTTTCCGGAATACCAGGGATAAAAGACTCCCCGGTAGCAAAAtccagaaagaagaaaattaataaaactcTTCAG agaaagaaagaaagagaatggCTGCTTCGTCAACTTAAAAACATTGAGGAGGCAACTAAACATGAACTGACAATTGAAGAAGCTTGA
- the IGFBP1 gene encoding insulin-like growth factor-binding protein 1 produces MSGPQCALCRGWLPALLLQALLLLPALPALPAARLARGAQPVLCAPCTPERLALCPPVPPDCPEAARQPGCGCCQICALGPGQPCGVYTARCRLGLRCHIPAGESRPLSALIQGHGTCLPASEIGEMRTEEPADSIEPDDMPLESTEITQDQLLNYQLMLPIGQDKSTPWNSITAYENMKAKRISELKKWKEQSPCQKELYRALYKLVKAQRSRGEIYKFYLPNCNKNGFYHSKQCETLLNGESAECWCVYPENGRRIPRSPAIKGDPECQQYLSSQE; encoded by the exons ATGAGTGGCCCGCAGTGCGCGCTGTGCCGCGGCTGgctcccggcgctgctgctccaggcgctgctgctgctgccggcgctgccggcgctgccggcCGCCCGCCTCGCCCGCGGCGCGCAGCCCGTGCTCTGCGCCCCCTGCACCCCGGAGAGGCTCGCTCTGTGTCCGCCCGTCCCGCCCGACTGCCCGGAGGCTGCCCGGCAGCCGGGCTGCGGCTGCTGTCAGATCTGCGCCCTCGGGCCGGGGCAGCCCTGTGGGGTCTACACCGCCCGCTGCCGCCTGGGACTCCGCTGCCACATCCCCGCAGGGGAGTCCCGGCCGCTCTCCGCCCTCATCCAGGGGCACGGGACGTGCTTGCCCGCCAGCGAGATCGGAGAGATGCGTACAGAAGAGCCGGCAG ATTCTATAGAACCTGATGATATGCCTCtggaaagcactgaaataaCACAGGATCAGCTGCTGAACTATCAGTTGATGTTACCCATAGGCCAGGATAAATCAACTCCCTGGAATTCCATCACTGCGTATGAAAACATGAAAGCAAAGAGAATATCTGAACTCAAGAAATGGAAAGAGCAG AGTCCTTGTCAGAAGGAGCTTTACAGAGCCCTGTATAAACTGGTGAAGGCTCAGAGAAGCAGAGGGGAGATTTACAAATTTTACTTGCCCAACTGCAACAAGAATGGATTTTACCACAGCAAACAG TGTGAAACTTTGCTGAATGGAGAGTCTGCTGAATGCTGGTGTGTCTATCCGGAAAACGGCAGAAGAATTCCCAGATCTCCAGCAATTAAAGGAGACCCAGAATGCCAACAGTATCTCAGCTCACAAGAATAA